One Cupriavidus necator N-1 DNA window includes the following coding sequences:
- a CDS encoding site-specific integrase: MNSVCRLLRWCARNSKNIVDSKAALLPSQFLRTNVRPRETKGEAEIKAILRCCYTDIERAEARLARTDLLRAGSTDGPEAEQLRQVIQELLDIGNGEIPSRARILSVPLGSSVLARIDALGGLTYFNCCLYPTVGDIFPFYLAILIQTSANPQALRLLKRTCIEPHAVRADLECIVWEKPRAGSEQRVDFPMGRTWSAPNLIRRVCAMNQRLISTVRPGEEVLVFLARGNKGKTGVPSWQTIHRCLVAFRERHGLAYFQLRDLRRAGAQLHHVAGRSIRAAKMRLNHASEITTQGYTPASDLREVHEQTILKFQGALVRESRRRDRAHEAQPFGRRDLESDPMETVFGFGCKDPFAGLAPGSEPGRMCLQFFRCATCPGALIPVDDIGVVARLLSASEALMQARQRSLREGWTMRFEVVYGPVQAIIDREILPILGEAVVERARQLVDTNRLPWIE; encoded by the coding sequence ATGAACTCGGTCTGCCGTCTGCTCAGATGGTGCGCGCGAAACTCCAAAAATATCGTCGATTCGAAGGCTGCCCTCCTACCTTCGCAGTTCCTGCGGACGAACGTAAGACCCAGAGAAACCAAGGGTGAGGCGGAGATCAAGGCTATTCTGAGGTGCTGTTACACGGACATTGAGCGGGCGGAAGCTCGTTTGGCTCGTACGGATTTGCTGCGCGCCGGAAGCACCGACGGCCCAGAAGCTGAGCAGCTTCGACAGGTCATCCAGGAGTTGTTGGATATTGGAAATGGCGAAATCCCTTCTCGCGCAAGAATTTTGAGCGTACCACTCGGGTCGAGCGTGCTGGCACGGATTGATGCGCTCGGGGGACTGACGTACTTCAACTGTTGCCTCTATCCCACCGTTGGCGACATATTCCCTTTTTACCTAGCGATCCTGATTCAGACGAGCGCTAACCCGCAGGCGCTGCGCTTGCTCAAACGAACGTGCATCGAACCTCATGCGGTACGCGCGGATCTCGAGTGCATCGTTTGGGAGAAGCCGCGTGCAGGGAGTGAGCAGCGCGTCGACTTTCCAATGGGCCGTACGTGGAGCGCACCGAATCTGATCAGGCGCGTATGCGCTATGAACCAGAGGCTTATTTCAACCGTCAGACCAGGCGAAGAGGTACTGGTATTTCTGGCTCGGGGTAATAAGGGAAAAACAGGTGTGCCGAGTTGGCAGACCATCCATCGCTGCCTGGTTGCGTTTCGAGAGAGGCACGGCCTCGCCTACTTCCAGTTGCGTGACTTGCGCCGTGCCGGCGCGCAATTGCACCATGTGGCAGGTCGTTCCATTCGTGCGGCGAAGATGCGTCTCAATCATGCAAGCGAGATCACCACACAGGGATATACGCCAGCGAGCGATTTACGGGAGGTACACGAGCAGACGATTCTGAAGTTCCAGGGCGCTCTTGTCCGGGAAAGTCGCCGCAGGGATCGAGCGCATGAGGCTCAGCCTTTTGGGCGCCGAGATTTGGAAAGCGATCCGATGGAGACGGTCTTCGGATTCGGATGCAAAGATCCTTTTGCCGGATTGGCGCCGGGAAGTGAGCCTGGCCGGATGTGCCTTCAGTTCTTTCGGTGTGCAACGTGTCCGGGAGCCTTGATTCCGGTTGACGATATCGGCGTGGTAGCGAGGCTGCTGTCTGCATCAGAAGCATTGATGCAGGCGCGACAACGGTCGCTTCGGGAGGGCTGGACGATGAGGTTCGAAGTGGTGTATGGCCCCGTGCAAGCGATCATCGACCGGGAAATTCTGCCCATACTGGGTGAGGCGGTAGTTGAACGCGCGCGTCAATTGGTCGATACGAACCGTCTGCCGTGGATTGAATAG
- a CDS encoding TetR/AcrR family transcriptional regulator, with translation MTKASVRARRGAEPHEKPMSLREQQKLLTQARLLDAAVRVFLEHGYADSSIDDIVTAAAVGRATFYLHFKSKLEVMRALIQAMERQNEELVQELCSYENPTRETLESWLRHFVEHWFNDGDRFLVGLQALASEPELSGELDVGIRLATDALAKLLEQGQSLAAEEAQLRANLLVGALQQACRTLVSDRQRYSVGLVVGVITEIWANNLGLQRGA, from the coding sequence GTGACTAAAGCGAGCGTACGAGCTCGTCGTGGCGCCGAGCCACATGAGAAGCCGATGTCACTTCGGGAGCAACAAAAGCTGCTAACCCAGGCCCGCTTGCTCGACGCTGCCGTGCGCGTATTTCTTGAGCATGGCTATGCGGACTCGTCTATTGACGACATCGTTACAGCAGCCGCAGTAGGAAGAGCCACCTTCTACCTGCACTTCAAGAGCAAGCTGGAAGTCATGCGAGCCCTGATTCAGGCAATGGAACGGCAAAACGAGGAGCTGGTTCAGGAGCTTTGCTCCTACGAAAACCCAACTAGGGAAACCTTGGAGTCGTGGCTACGCCACTTCGTCGAACATTGGTTCAATGACGGCGATCGCTTTCTAGTTGGGTTGCAGGCGCTGGCAAGCGAGCCTGAATTATCTGGAGAGCTCGATGTCGGAATTCGCTTGGCGACGGACGCCCTAGCCAAGCTTTTGGAGCAGGGCCAATCGTTAGCCGCCGAAGAAGCACAGTTGCGCGCAAACCTCCTCGTCGGCGCGTTGCAGCAGGCATGCCGCACGTTGGTGAGCGACCGGCAACGTTACAGCGTCGGTCTCGTCGTGGGTGTGATCACGGAGATTTGGGCAAACAACCTCGGTCTCCAACGGGGCGCCTAG
- a CDS encoding NIPSNAP family protein gives MIIEHRTYQLKPGTLQEFLRTYEAECLPTQVAVLGEMLGYFSSEVGHLNRVIHLWKFDSFEDRQNKRAKLWAIPEWKAIMEKLSPMIVDQHNELLTPAPFSPIR, from the coding sequence ATGATCATCGAACATCGCACCTACCAGCTAAAGCCCGGCACCCTGCAGGAGTTCCTCAGAACTTACGAGGCTGAGTGTCTGCCGACACAAGTTGCTGTGCTAGGCGAGATGCTGGGCTATTTTTCGTCTGAGGTCGGGCATTTGAATCGTGTCATTCATCTCTGGAAGTTCGATTCATTCGAAGATCGACAAAATAAGCGTGCAAAACTTTGGGCCATTCCTGAATGGAAGGCCATCATGGAGAAGTTAAGCCCGATGATTGTAGATCAACACAATGAACTTCTAACGCCTGCTCCATTTTCTCCGATTAGGTGA
- a CDS encoding NADPH-dependent FMN reductase: MSSKKILVIFGSTRRESMNRKLAAAVAAQLREKGMVVTMLDMAEYELPLYNGDLESQHGIPEAAHHLHEAFRTHQGVFIASPEYNANVSPLLINVIAWLSRVQEHGGLHSAFGKPVYALGSASPGGFGGYRGLMALRSMLELALGARVLPAMVSVGMAHEAINDHGEIIPPMPRQMLDRMVSQLVEATAY, encoded by the coding sequence ATGTCCAGTAAGAAAATTCTCGTCATATTCGGCTCTACCCGCCGGGAATCGATGAATCGGAAGCTGGCTGCGGCGGTGGCAGCGCAGCTCCGGGAAAAGGGCATGGTGGTAACCATGCTCGATATGGCTGAGTACGAATTGCCGTTGTATAACGGTGATCTCGAATCGCAGCATGGAATCCCGGAAGCTGCGCATCACCTGCATGAAGCGTTTCGAACCCATCAGGGCGTATTCATCGCCAGCCCGGAGTACAACGCCAACGTTTCGCCGCTATTGATCAATGTCATTGCTTGGCTCTCAAGGGTTCAGGAGCATGGCGGTTTGCACTCCGCATTTGGCAAGCCGGTATACGCGCTCGGGAGTGCCTCGCCTGGCGGCTTCGGAGGCTATCGCGGCCTGATGGCATTGCGGAGCATGCTTGAACTTGCTCTGGGCGCGCGCGTACTGCCGGCCATGGTGTCGGTTGGCATGGCGCACGAAGCAATCAATGATCACGGAGAAATCATCCCTCCCATGCCCCGTCAGATGCTTGACCGTATGGTCTCGCAGTTGGTGGAGGCAACTGCGTACTGA
- a CDS encoding MFS transporter, producing MKGWITGKFGSFVRQYRGTSMNSLEKTSLTDAPQWSQRHRDWVLLFASMFSLLAGAAVAPALPAMAAYFSHVPNVGTLTKLTLSTTALFIAVGAGPAGWLIDRIGRKPVLAAGALITGIAGTSGAALDSLYLILVSRALLGLGVACVVTSATTLIGDVIEPARQASFFGRQTAAMKFGGILFLLLGGALTTLSWRAVFLIDLLAFAILPGVLRGFPEATRRAVQPRARLSLPWRNARVLAPVFATFACQLFFYMIPTQVPFHLATTVKAAPMAISVAIALNLVSAALVATQIHRMIQWLGARQVYALSLLTMALGFGLIGLGDSYGVFVCGLLVAGMGTGTIFPCAAAGIVSVVGEAQRGRVTGLLVMMAFAGQFISPLVLAPLVQSIGIGQSFLAAAAALLACAVIVPLWLSAANE from the coding sequence ATAAAAGGCTGGATAACGGGCAAATTCGGCTCATTCGTGCGGCAATACAGGGGAACCTCCATGAATAGTTTGGAAAAAACTAGCCTAACCGACGCACCGCAGTGGTCTCAGCGCCATCGCGACTGGGTGCTACTCTTTGCAAGCATGTTCTCGCTGCTGGCCGGGGCAGCCGTGGCGCCGGCGTTGCCGGCCATGGCAGCTTATTTCAGTCATGTCCCGAATGTGGGAACGCTGACCAAACTGACGCTTTCAACTACGGCATTGTTCATCGCCGTCGGAGCGGGGCCCGCCGGCTGGCTGATTGATCGCATTGGGCGCAAGCCTGTGCTCGCTGCGGGTGCACTCATTACCGGCATTGCAGGCACCAGTGGGGCGGCCCTGGATTCCCTGTACTTGATACTGGTCTCGCGGGCGCTGCTTGGGCTCGGAGTTGCGTGCGTCGTTACGAGCGCAACGACCTTAATTGGCGATGTCATCGAGCCAGCTCGACAGGCGAGCTTCTTTGGACGGCAGACCGCGGCGATGAAGTTCGGCGGCATCCTGTTCCTGCTACTTGGTGGCGCGCTAACGACGCTGAGCTGGCGGGCGGTCTTCCTGATTGACCTGCTTGCGTTTGCGATCCTGCCTGGCGTACTGCGCGGCTTTCCAGAGGCTACGCGACGCGCAGTTCAGCCGCGAGCCCGCTTGTCGCTGCCTTGGCGTAATGCGCGAGTTCTCGCTCCGGTCTTCGCCACGTTCGCCTGCCAGCTCTTCTTCTACATGATTCCAACTCAGGTGCCATTCCACCTCGCGACGACGGTGAAGGCGGCGCCGATGGCTATCAGTGTGGCCATTGCGCTGAACCTGGTCAGCGCGGCGTTGGTTGCAACCCAGATTCACCGCATGATCCAGTGGCTTGGTGCACGTCAGGTCTACGCGCTGTCATTACTGACGATGGCACTCGGCTTCGGCTTGATCGGACTTGGTGACAGCTATGGCGTCTTTGTATGCGGCCTGCTTGTTGCAGGCATGGGCACCGGAACCATCTTCCCGTGTGCGGCAGCCGGAATCGTCAGTGTCGTTGGTGAGGCACAACGTGGGCGAGTCACGGGCCTGCTTGTGATGATGGCCTTTGCTGGCCAGTTCATCTCGCCGTTAGTCCTGGCTCCGCTGGTGCAGTCAATCGGAATCGGTCAAAGCTTCCTGGCTGCCGCCGCAGCGTTGCTTGCTTGCGCTGTCATTGTTCCCCTTTGGCTTAGCGCTGCTAACGAGTAA
- a CDS encoding ester cyclase: MQTDEEIRNIEAFRAIIERIINDGETDLCERYMHPDMVIRRYGLASTTALLIPDFKPTSGGGGVTGFKAGLQQLRSAFPDWNHRVDKIVAKDDWVSGTWTLSCTHQGVFMGIAPTHRSISMNEAGFIRFVEGRMVEGWFIGDELALVRQLGVDCIVPKAG, from the coding sequence ATGCAAACTGATGAGGAAATTCGTAATATCGAGGCCTTCCGCGCAATCATTGAACGGATAATCAACGACGGCGAAACGGACCTCTGTGAGCGCTACATGCATCCGGACATGGTTATTCGTCGCTACGGACTCGCATCGACCACGGCATTGTTGATCCCCGATTTCAAGCCGACATCCGGCGGCGGCGGAGTCACTGGGTTCAAGGCCGGGCTTCAGCAGTTACGATCTGCGTTTCCAGATTGGAATCACCGCGTCGACAAAATAGTCGCGAAAGACGACTGGGTATCCGGAACATGGACGCTTAGCTGCACGCACCAGGGTGTATTCATGGGGATAGCTCCCACCCACCGTTCTATCTCGATGAACGAGGCGGGCTTCATTCGATTTGTCGAAGGAAGAATGGTAGAGGGATGGTTTATCGGTGATGAGCTGGCGTTGGTACGGCAACTCGGAGTCGATTGCATCGTGCCAAAGGCTGGTTAG
- a CDS encoding tyrosine-type recombinase/integrase, with protein MVRRTLKILQFSPHREFGSPEGVVMLTDGESTDSDLMHYFNVGAMAAIVDQDGVPLQWPCAFLAETALKSRSATGDTVRTYAEALVPWLEFLRARKIEPSHATEEHLSLYRNHLVNDRHGKTLLQYASSTANHRVVVAAQFHQWGQRRSVMESPLGNFLHERSGGRVSQSLTRPVAVRVAGPRSPIAPRVIKRLPKVLSLEEISRLFTIVPGRYRLLFQWCITTGTRRFEACSLRIEDLPTASGVAAMDGGLIPIDVLRKGSRVSTIQAPAKLVEATLWHVLVSRPKPAAAEYDGLVFLNQHGRPVSRASLTRAFRRCADEIGSSATFHHMRHTFAVRVLEALENYQGKGKPMNSIKALQVMMGHSNIATTELYLRAMEASSDAVFNALDFLYGASL; from the coding sequence ATGGTACGCAGAACGCTGAAGATCCTGCAGTTCAGTCCACACCGAGAATTCGGATCACCGGAAGGCGTCGTTATGTTGACGGATGGAGAGTCGACAGATTCCGATCTGATGCACTACTTCAATGTCGGCGCGATGGCTGCAATTGTCGACCAAGATGGCGTTCCCCTGCAATGGCCATGTGCCTTCCTTGCTGAAACTGCGTTGAAAAGCCGAAGTGCGACGGGTGATACCGTACGCACCTATGCCGAAGCCCTTGTGCCATGGCTAGAATTTCTGCGAGCCCGAAAGATCGAGCCCAGCCATGCAACCGAAGAACATCTGAGTCTCTATAGGAATCATCTCGTCAACGATCGACATGGCAAGACGCTATTGCAGTACGCATCGTCAACGGCGAATCATCGCGTCGTTGTGGCTGCCCAGTTTCATCAGTGGGGACAACGCCGCAGCGTCATGGAATCACCGCTTGGTAATTTCCTTCATGAACGCTCCGGTGGACGGGTCTCGCAATCCTTAACGCGGCCAGTCGCAGTGAGGGTCGCGGGTCCGCGTAGTCCTATCGCACCGCGCGTGATCAAGAGACTACCCAAGGTTTTAAGCCTTGAGGAGATTAGTCGGCTGTTCACCATTGTACCGGGCCGGTATCGGCTTCTCTTCCAGTGGTGTATTACGACGGGGACACGGAGGTTTGAGGCTTGTTCGCTCAGGATTGAGGATCTGCCGACCGCCAGTGGAGTGGCGGCAATGGACGGTGGGCTGATTCCTATCGATGTGCTTCGAAAGGGATCGAGGGTGTCGACGATACAGGCACCAGCGAAGTTGGTCGAGGCCACGCTCTGGCATGTTCTGGTGAGCCGCCCGAAGCCCGCTGCGGCGGAATACGACGGTCTCGTCTTTCTCAACCAGCACGGCAGACCTGTAAGTCGTGCTTCGCTCACCCGGGCATTTCGTCGCTGCGCCGACGAAATTGGCAGCAGCGCGACATTTCATCACATGCGCCATACCTTTGCGGTCCGGGTGCTTGAAGCGCTGGAAAATTACCAGGGCAAGGGAAAGCCGATGAATTCGATCAAGGCCCTGCAGGTAATGATGGGGCATTCGAACATCGCTACGACGGAGCTTTATCTGCGGGCTATGGAGGCAAGCAGCGATGCTGTATTTAATGCTCTGGACTTCCTGTATGGAGCGTCGCTATGA
- a CDS encoding ISL3 family transposase produces the protein MSQVLGGIDRILARVGKRVVSSDARGETVTVEACSTVRAAPCPACHRWSNRRHGSYVRRLEERPMLDQRVVLAIEVRRFKCANAGCPRRTFAENIHALAGRHQRRTQSQARALHALGHALGGEAAARLANVLGLRTSADTVLRELRRAPERKRRPRPRVVGIDDWAIARGHQYGTIIVDLERREPIAVFAGREATAVAAWMRAHPSIEIVARDRAGAYSEAVDIALPAATQVSDRWHLLCNLRDNVERLLCRLGPQLRQAAQQVEVRGVTLGRQRELSRNSLWSWQRLSDQRRASRLELYERVMALHAQGGTMKGIGQELSIDHRTVRNFITAGAFPERAPRARGPTPLDPYLSDIEERIAQGCRFPELIWRELKQRGYTGSRAAVRNCVIRLLFPQGKKPLFQASVRTMPCPSARRVFGWLIGWRKLAVAEPRNADHERFVQALCKIEPVVGEVRSLAREFLGLMHRRSPRQFDRWLKRLSRCDAAEMRRFAQSLRADLPAVRAAFKLPWSNGQTEGHVNRLKFLKRQMYGRANIELLRLRVLKPS, from the coding sequence ATGAGCCAAGTTCTCGGTGGGATCGATCGTATTCTCGCCCGTGTAGGTAAGCGCGTCGTCTCCAGTGACGCGCGAGGGGAGACCGTTACTGTCGAAGCCTGCAGTACGGTTCGCGCGGCACCGTGTCCTGCCTGCCATCGTTGGAGTAACCGACGCCACGGCAGCTATGTGCGCAGGCTGGAAGAACGTCCGATGCTCGACCAGCGGGTCGTTCTCGCCATTGAGGTGCGTCGCTTCAAGTGTGCAAATGCCGGCTGCCCGCGTCGTACGTTTGCCGAGAACATCCACGCCTTAGCCGGTCGGCATCAACGTCGTACGCAATCGCAGGCTCGGGCGTTGCACGCGCTGGGCCATGCCCTCGGTGGTGAGGCGGCTGCCCGGCTAGCTAACGTCCTGGGCTTGCGTACCAGCGCCGACACCGTGCTGCGGGAGTTGCGCAGAGCTCCTGAGCGCAAGCGCAGACCACGACCGCGGGTCGTCGGCATCGATGACTGGGCGATCGCGCGCGGTCACCAGTACGGAACGATCATCGTCGACCTGGAGCGACGTGAGCCGATCGCAGTGTTCGCCGGCAGGGAAGCAACTGCGGTGGCCGCGTGGATGCGTGCGCACCCATCGATCGAGATCGTCGCCAGGGACCGGGCCGGGGCCTACTCCGAGGCCGTCGACATTGCGCTGCCGGCAGCCACGCAGGTCTCGGATCGCTGGCATCTACTGTGCAACTTGCGCGACAACGTCGAGAGACTGCTGTGCCGACTCGGACCGCAACTGCGCCAAGCCGCGCAGCAAGTCGAGGTCCGTGGCGTGACCCTGGGCCGGCAGCGGGAGCTGAGCCGCAACTCACTGTGGTCATGGCAGCGTCTGAGCGATCAGCGACGCGCCTCGCGGCTGGAGCTGTACGAGCGGGTGATGGCGCTACACGCCCAGGGCGGCACGATGAAAGGAATCGGGCAAGAGCTCTCAATCGACCATCGAACCGTGCGCAACTTCATCACTGCGGGGGCATTCCCCGAGCGCGCACCCAGGGCGCGGGGTCCGACGCCGTTAGATCCTTATCTCAGCGATATCGAGGAACGAATCGCACAGGGCTGTCGCTTTCCTGAACTGATCTGGCGGGAACTCAAGCAGCGAGGATACACGGGCAGTCGCGCCGCCGTTCGGAATTGCGTGATTCGCCTCCTTTTTCCGCAGGGCAAGAAGCCTCTTTTCCAGGCATCCGTGCGCACGATGCCGTGCCCGTCGGCCCGGCGCGTGTTCGGATGGCTTATAGGATGGAGGAAGCTCGCGGTCGCGGAGCCCAGGAACGCGGACCACGAGCGCTTCGTGCAGGCGCTGTGCAAGATCGAACCCGTGGTGGGCGAGGTCCGCAGCCTCGCGCGGGAGTTTCTCGGGCTCATGCACCGGCGAAGTCCGCGGCAGTTCGATCGATGGTTGAAGCGTCTGTCGCGCTGCGACGCTGCGGAAATGCGCAGGTTCGCGCAAAGCCTGCGCGCCGACTTACCGGCTGTGCGGGCGGCCTTCAAGCTGCCATGGAGCAATGGCCAGACCGAGGGTCACGTCAACCGGCTCAAGTTCCTCAAGCGGCAGATGTATGGCCGCGCGAACATCGAGCTTCTGCGGCTGCGGGTATTGAAGCCAAGCTAA
- a CDS encoding LLM class flavin-dependent oxidoreductase — protein MHFTLYLSPQTPGPEMDGAIMEAAVENAILADQAGFRGIALTHHHFSNYNTYGNSFVFGAYLAGQIKQAWLLMQVAVAPLLNPLKLVEDANLLDQLWRGRFIMGIGSGGSPLEFEGFGRDPASRGELTAEVMDVAYRAWKHKPGDLPLEYRTRHESGLMRGRIMPGPYRKGHPLLARAALSEPGWADAGRKGHPLFFGRVGLEGAVRAMKAYDGALADAGWSKEHVEFCKEWTTIQKTVLIAEDDDTAQQLIDEPLNNLQALSKAAFAAYGDEQRKAVTGVSGDDPAAFRKSFVEGATIVGSPATFIDKLKQYEDAGIRHVALHMNFGAMRPEVTRQTLDLFIDKVMPKFS, from the coding sequence ATGCACTTCACTCTCTACCTCAGCCCGCAGACACCAGGCCCCGAGATGGATGGGGCGATCATGGAAGCTGCGGTCGAGAATGCCATCCTGGCAGACCAGGCCGGATTTCGGGGCATCGCCCTGACGCATCACCACTTCAGCAACTACAACACCTACGGCAACTCGTTTGTGTTTGGCGCCTATTTGGCTGGCCAAATCAAGCAGGCGTGGCTGCTGATGCAGGTCGCCGTGGCGCCGCTCCTCAATCCTCTGAAGCTCGTCGAGGATGCCAATCTGCTCGATCAGCTCTGGCGTGGTCGGTTCATCATGGGCATCGGCAGCGGTGGATCGCCGCTCGAATTTGAAGGTTTCGGCCGGGACCCTGCGTCCCGAGGAGAGCTTACTGCCGAAGTCATGGACGTTGCCTATCGCGCCTGGAAGCACAAACCGGGAGATCTGCCGCTCGAATACCGCACTCGCCATGAGAGCGGTCTAATGAGAGGGCGCATCATGCCGGGGCCTTATCGGAAAGGCCATCCATTGTTGGCGCGCGCGGCGCTTAGCGAACCTGGTTGGGCAGATGCAGGTCGCAAGGGCCATCCCCTATTCTTCGGCCGGGTCGGTCTCGAAGGTGCCGTTCGCGCAATGAAGGCCTATGACGGGGCTCTCGCGGATGCGGGATGGAGCAAGGAACATGTCGAATTCTGCAAAGAATGGACGACCATACAAAAGACCGTGTTGATCGCAGAAGACGATGACACGGCTCAGCAACTCATCGACGAGCCGCTGAACAATCTGCAAGCTCTGTCGAAGGCTGCATTTGCCGCCTACGGGGATGAGCAACGTAAAGCGGTCACCGGGGTGAGTGGCGATGATCCCGCGGCATTCCGCAAGTCATTTGTTGAGGGTGCGACCATTGTCGGGTCACCCGCAACGTTCATCGACAAGCTCAAGCAATACGAAGATGCAGGGATTAGGCATGTCGCCCTCCACATGAATTTCGGCGCCATGCGTCCGGAAGTCACTCGCCAAACGCTAGACTTATTTATCGATAAGGTAATGCCAAAGTTTTCATAA
- a CDS encoding porin, producing the protein MKKTLFALTALSVVGAANAASTTLTLYGVIDTGIEYVNRVAASPTTPNVGGSRLGMLGVGGLSASRWGLRGTEDLGGGNQALFVLEDGFVPSTGAILPGALFTRMALVGLKSDLGQVTVGRQTTSLLDGMVNFAPLRFAVTYEPGTWWLGVNYRESNMVKYTGQFGPLQAVAHYSFGTGVPVLSTGNLLANGGAGETPGASRDNTAFGGSLMYLNSTFGIGIGYDQWNPAVVTGQTGKVRKVSVGANYGTGPYKLYAGYRWNEANFSNGNTLIRDNYWWLGGTYQLTPALGLSLAYYYADVKSAAATATAPSTNPPNMQQYTLQADYSLSKRTDLYVTVGYAHNGSLVFDSAVTGFTVNDPTMTGQKNMVGVVTGIRHIF; encoded by the coding sequence ATGAAGAAGACGCTTTTTGCTCTGACGGCACTGAGTGTCGTGGGCGCAGCCAACGCAGCATCGACGACGCTTACGTTGTATGGGGTCATCGATACCGGCATTGAATATGTCAACCGCGTGGCGGCGTCGCCCACCACGCCCAACGTCGGTGGCAGCCGGCTTGGCATGCTGGGCGTCGGCGGGCTTTCCGCATCGCGCTGGGGCCTGCGTGGTACTGAAGACCTGGGCGGCGGCAACCAGGCACTGTTCGTACTGGAGGACGGCTTCGTGCCCTCTACCGGTGCCATATTGCCAGGCGCACTCTTCACCCGCATGGCGCTGGTGGGACTTAAAAGCGATCTCGGACAAGTCACGGTGGGCCGACAAACTACCAGCCTTTTGGACGGTATGGTCAATTTCGCGCCCTTGCGCTTTGCCGTAACCTACGAGCCCGGTACGTGGTGGCTAGGCGTGAATTATCGCGAAAGCAATATGGTCAAGTACACCGGGCAGTTCGGGCCGCTGCAAGCCGTGGCGCACTACTCGTTTGGCACGGGGGTGCCGGTGCTGTCGACAGGCAACCTGCTGGCAAACGGCGGAGCAGGCGAAACGCCCGGTGCTTCGCGCGACAACACTGCGTTTGGCGGCTCGCTGATGTATCTAAACAGCACATTTGGCATCGGCATCGGCTACGACCAGTGGAACCCAGCTGTCGTGACCGGACAGACCGGCAAGGTACGCAAAGTATCGGTTGGCGCTAACTATGGCACCGGCCCGTATAAGCTTTATGCGGGCTACCGCTGGAACGAGGCTAATTTCAGCAACGGAAACACGCTGATTCGCGACAACTACTGGTGGCTTGGGGGCACCTACCAGCTAACGCCTGCCTTGGGACTATCTCTGGCCTACTACTATGCCGACGTGAAGTCCGCCGCTGCCACCGCTACGGCACCTTCTACGAACCCGCCCAATATGCAGCAGTACACGTTGCAGGCCGATTACAGCCTGAGCAAGCGTACGGATCTCTACGTAACCGTCGGCTATGCGCACAACGGTAGTCTTGTTTTCGACAGCGCCGTGACGGGCTTTACCGTCAACGATCCGACAATGACGGGGCAAAAGAACATGGTGGGTGTTGTCACTGGCATCCGCCACATCTTCTAA